One Actinomycetota bacterium genomic window carries:
- a CDS encoding monovalent cation/H+ antiporter subunit D family protein yields MEVVQSAMPLYAIAVSLVAVVLIGISGKKPNIREFWTIAAAVTKFAIVVSMLPVVLEGKVIEYFLVSVVPGLDIEFKVDALGIFFALTASFLWIITSFYSIGYVRALKEHAQTRYFMFFAVALSATIGVAFSANMFTTFIFYEIITFSTFPLVAHKGTAEALKGARRYLTYLLGMSVAFQLFAIILTYNAAGTLDFASHGILAGKGSDLLLAAIFVLFMAGIAKAAMMPFHSWLPAAMVAPTPVSALLHAVAVVKTGVFVVLKVVLNIFGVNLLSQLGMGAVLAYFASFTIITASIMALRQDNLKARLAYSTVSQLSFVMLGVGLLTLSGITGSIMHIALHAFGKITLFFAAGAIYVAAHKTKVSELNGIGRQMPFTMAAFTVGALSMIGIPPLGGFLSKWYIGMGAIEAGMLPIIAVIATSTILNAAYFLPIVHAAFFKELPPGERAKRHEAPAIMVIPLTLTAAGVLVLFVRPSIFLKLAKMVAAGVM; encoded by the coding sequence ATGGAGGTGGTTCAGTCGGCAATGCCTCTTTACGCCATAGCCGTATCGCTCGTCGCGGTTGTTTTGATTGGAATTTCAGGTAAAAAACCTAATATACGGGAATTTTGGACCATCGCCGCCGCAGTAACGAAATTCGCGATCGTAGTATCGATGCTGCCGGTTGTTCTTGAGGGAAAAGTCATAGAGTATTTCCTGGTCAGCGTTGTCCCGGGGCTTGATATTGAGTTTAAGGTCGATGCTTTGGGGATATTTTTTGCGCTGACGGCGTCTTTTCTCTGGATTATTACGTCATTCTACTCGATTGGGTATGTAAGGGCGCTGAAGGAACACGCACAGACAAGATATTTTATGTTTTTTGCCGTCGCGCTCTCCGCGACCATAGGTGTCGCGTTTTCGGCGAATATGTTCACGACGTTCATCTTCTACGAGATTATAACGTTCTCCACGTTTCCGCTCGTCGCCCACAAAGGGACCGCGGAGGCGCTTAAGGGCGCGAGGAGATATCTTACATATTTACTCGGTATGTCGGTAGCTTTTCAGTTGTTTGCCATAATTCTTACTTATAACGCGGCGGGCACGCTCGATTTTGCAAGCCACGGGATACTTGCGGGAAAAGGTTCGGACCTGCTGCTGGCCGCGATTTTTGTGCTCTTTATGGCGGGGATAGCCAAAGCGGCCATGATGCCGTTTCATTCGTGGCTTCCCGCCGCAATGGTCGCGCCGACACCGGTGAGCGCCCTTTTGCACGCCGTTGCGGTAGTCAAAACCGGCGTATTCGTTGTTTTAAAGGTCGTTCTAAATATTTTCGGCGTAAACCTTTTATCGCAGCTTGGGATGGGCGCGGTCCTCGCGTATTTCGCGTCTTTTACAATAATTACGGCATCGATTATGGCGTTAAGGCAGGATAACCTGAAGGCGCGCCTCGCGTATTCAACGGTATCCCAGCTTTCTTTTGTAATGCTCGGCGTCGGGCTTCTGACACTATCGGGCATAACGGGCAGCATTATGCATATCGCGTTGCACGCGTTTGGCAAGATAACACTCTTCTTTGCGGCCGGAGCGATATATGTCGCCGCCCACAAGACTAAGGTGAGCGAACTCAACGGCATAGGCAGGCAGATGCCGTTTACGATGGCGGCTTTTACGGTCGGTGCGCTCTCCATGATAGGCATCCCGCCGTTGGGCGGCTTTTTGAGCAAGTGGTACATAGGAATGGGAGCCATTGAGGCCGGAATGTTGCCTATTATTGCTGTGATTGCGACGAGCACGATACTTAATGCCGCCTATTTTCTGCCGATAGTGCATGCCGCGTTTTTTAAAGAACTACCACCGGGAGAAAGGGCAAAGAGACATGAAGCGCCGGCCATTATGGTAATACCGCTTACGCTGACGGCCGCGGGTGTATTGGTGTTGTTCGTCCGGCCGTCAATATTTCTTAAGCTTGCTAAGATGGTTGCGGCCGGTGTGATGTAG
- a CDS encoding Na(+)/H(+) antiporter subunit D, with product MISMLPPAAIFIVGAFLVPFFKGRVKSAYLLILPGVAFINLLNIPEGTHWVVRFLEYSITFGKVDKLSMAFGYIFILITFIANLYALYVKDNGQHVAALLYAGSAIGAVFAGDMLALFVFWEIMAVTATYLIWASRTKASYGAGFRYLLVHIFGGLCFLAGVILLVSNTGSIEFGYIGLNGLASYLIFLGFGINAAFPVLHAWLPDAYPEATVTGAVFLSAFTTKTAVYVLARAYPGADILIWIGAAMAVFPMFYALIENDLRKVLSYGLISQLGFMVVGVGIGTGLSLNGTVAHAFSGILYMALLFMSMGAVLHQTGKINATDLGGLYKTMPLTAIFCVIGAASISAFPFFSGFVSKSMIVSASGYEGLAALWLVLIFASAGVLHYSGIRIPYSAFFGRDSGIRTKEAPFNMLLAMGIAAFLSVFIGVFPGALYSILPFPVDYVPYTAAHVIDQLQLLLFSALAFTLLMLSRVYPAEIRAVNLDTDWFYRKGAGVLMWLVGNPMAKVGAAINRAAFETVPTSLGWASKNPQAALKIAWDTVLLQFGSQERRAEIAERIKREKEIYPGDIVKHWPIGTTVLWVTLFLFAYLLVYYLS from the coding sequence ATGATTAGCATGCTTCCCCCGGCGGCGATATTTATCGTCGGCGCGTTTCTCGTGCCGTTTTTTAAGGGTAGGGTCAAATCCGCGTACCTGCTAATTTTGCCGGGCGTCGCTTTTATAAATCTGTTAAATATCCCGGAGGGGACGCATTGGGTCGTTCGTTTCCTGGAATACAGCATAACTTTTGGTAAAGTCGACAAGCTAAGCATGGCCTTCGGCTACATATTCATACTGATAACCTTTATCGCAAACCTATACGCACTCTATGTGAAAGATAACGGGCAGCACGTGGCGGCGCTGCTTTATGCCGGAAGCGCAATAGGGGCTGTTTTTGCGGGCGACATGTTAGCGCTCTTTGTATTCTGGGAGATAATGGCAGTAACGGCGACATACCTAATTTGGGCGAGTAGAACAAAGGCTTCTTATGGCGCGGGGTTTAGATATCTTTTAGTTCATATATTTGGGGGTCTTTGTTTTCTCGCAGGCGTAATCCTGCTTGTAAGCAATACCGGCTCAATCGAATTTGGGTATATTGGCTTAAACGGATTAGCATCCTATTTGATATTTCTTGGGTTCGGCATAAACGCCGCCTTCCCGGTTTTGCATGCCTGGTTGCCTGACGCATATCCCGAGGCGACCGTTACGGGCGCGGTGTTCCTAAGCGCCTTTACCACTAAAACGGCGGTCTACGTGCTGGCAAGGGCGTATCCCGGCGCCGATATTTTGATATGGATTGGGGCAGCTATGGCAGTGTTTCCCATGTTTTATGCGCTTATCGAGAACGACCTGCGAAAAGTGCTTTCTTACGGTCTTATTAGTCAGCTTGGATTCATGGTGGTTGGAGTTGGGATTGGAACGGGTCTATCCCTAAACGGCACGGTTGCTCACGCTTTTAGCGGTATTTTATATATGGCACTTCTTTTCATGTCTATGGGCGCTGTTTTACATCAGACCGGTAAGATTAACGCCACGGATTTAGGTGGTCTGTACAAGACCATGCCGTTAACGGCCATATTTTGCGTAATAGGCGCCGCGTCGATCTCCGCATTTCCATTTTTCAGTGGATTTGTAAGTAAATCGATGATCGTAAGCGCCTCGGGCTATGAGGGCTTAGCCGCCCTATGGCTTGTTTTAATATTTGCTTCCGCGGGCGTCCTTCATTACTCAGGCATTAGAATACCGTATTCTGCATTTTTCGGACGTGATTCGGGGATAAGGACAAAAGAAGCGCCGTTTAACATGCTTCTTGCCATGGGTATTGCGGCTTTCTTGTCTGTTTTTATAGGCGTTTTTCCGGGCGCCCTCTACAGCATTCTTCCATTCCCGGTCGATTATGTGCCGTATACGGCTGCGCACGTCATAGATCAACTTCAGTTGTTGCTCTTCTCAGCGTTGGCGTTTACGCTTCTGATGTTGTCGAGAGTTTATCCCGCGGAAATAAGGGCCGTTAATCTCGACACAGACTGGTTCTACCGTAAAGGCGCCGGAGTTCTTATGTGGCTTGTAGGCAACCCTATGGCTAAAGTGGGGGCGGCTATTAATAGGGCGGCTTTTGAGACCGTCCCCACATCTTTAGGCTGGGCGAGTAAAAATCCGCAGGCGGCTTTAAAGATCGCATGGGATACCGTGCTTTTGCAGTTCGGTAGCCAAGAGAGAAGAGCGGAGATTGCCGAGCGGATTAAAAGAGAAAAAGAGATTTACCCCGGCGATATAGTCAAACATTGGCCCATTGGCACAACGGTGCTGTGGGTGACGCTGTTTTTATTCGCGTACCTACTGGTATATTATTTGTCTTAA
- a CDS encoding PAS domain S-box protein, giving the protein MSIKQEKQLTVINAFTEMLSRSLDIEIVLNNAIKMIMEVMHVDIVLIFSRNRNEQELNLIAFKGIKERSAQALDGMKLGEGLCGCVADSGKPILVEDIANNPDFYTETAREEGLHTQLSVPLMARDKIMGTLCIATCNKRRFQEAEIELLSALGNLVGIAIDNSGLYHERELANEQLRFSERKYRQLFENAHDAIWIQNLNGKITDANIAAANLLGFRLSELIGADSHRFLPQESLTVSETIQDNLLDDKTDKQPYTQKLIRKDGTEAILKVTTNLISSNGHPDGFQFIGRDITKEVRLQENQHFYLRQITKGHEEERLRISRDLHDSTAQNLIAALHQLEEFCQASKELPMAKLRFLWGLHDHLKDSLQKVRRLSRDLRPSIIDDLGLIPAVEWLTEQLKTEHKISASLTVSGEERRFSPEVEVALFRIAQEALRNVAKHAAATSAELSIGFDDTATKLVIADNGKGFELPVSIGEFSRIGKLGIDGMQTRARLVGGTFDIQSEPGRGTTLTVTIPT; this is encoded by the coding sequence ATGTCGATAAAGCAGGAAAAGCAACTCACCGTTATCAATGCCTTTACTGAGATGCTCAGCCGTTCCTTGGATATAGAAATAGTTCTCAATAACGCCATTAAAATGATTATGGAGGTAATGCATGTCGATATTGTTTTGATTTTTTCCCGAAACAGGAATGAGCAAGAATTAAATTTGATTGCTTTCAAAGGCATAAAAGAGCGCTCGGCGCAAGCTTTGGATGGGATGAAATTAGGGGAGGGTCTCTGCGGTTGCGTTGCCGACTCGGGAAAGCCGATATTAGTAGAGGATATCGCAAATAATCCGGATTTTTATACTGAGACCGCAAGAGAGGAAGGCTTACACACCCAGTTAAGCGTGCCCTTAATGGCTCGAGATAAGATTATGGGAACGCTTTGCATAGCCACATGCAACAAACGCCGGTTTCAAGAAGCGGAAATCGAACTGCTTTCCGCCCTCGGAAACCTTGTTGGAATCGCTATAGATAATTCCGGTCTCTACCATGAAAGAGAGTTGGCCAACGAACAGCTTAGATTCTCTGAAAGAAAATATCGACAGCTCTTTGAGAACGCACACGACGCGATTTGGATTCAGAATCTGAATGGTAAAATCACGGACGCCAACATAGCCGCCGCCAATCTCCTGGGCTTTCGACTATCAGAGTTGATCGGGGCCGACAGTCACCGGTTTCTGCCGCAAGAGAGCCTCACCGTATCAGAAACGATCCAAGACAACCTGCTAGATGATAAAACAGACAAACAGCCTTATACACAAAAGCTTATCAGAAAAGATGGTACCGAGGCTATCCTTAAAGTAACTACGAATCTAATCTCCAGCAATGGGCACCCTGACGGCTTTCAATTTATCGGCAGAGACATAACAAAAGAAGTCAGGTTGCAAGAAAACCAGCATTTCTACCTGCGGCAGATAACAAAAGGACACGAGGAGGAACGGTTGCGTATCTCGCGCGACCTCCATGACAGCACGGCGCAAAACCTTATCGCGGCGCTCCACCAGCTCGAGGAATTTTGCCAGGCAAGCAAAGAGCTGCCAATGGCCAAATTAAGGTTCTTGTGGGGGCTCCATGACCACCTCAAAGACTCTCTACAGAAGGTGCGTCGCTTAAGCCGCGATTTAAGGCCGTCGATTATCGATGATTTAGGTCTGATTCCCGCTGTGGAGTGGCTGACGGAACAACTGAAAACAGAGCATAAAATATCAGCAAGCTTGACGGTATCAGGCGAGGAGAGACGCTTTTCACCAGAGGTTGAGGTGGCTCTCTTTAGGATCGCTCAAGAAGCCTTGAGAAATGTAGCAAAGCACGCAGCGGCAACGAGCGCGGAACTTTCTATTGGTTTTGACGATACCGCTACGAAGCTTGTTATCGCCGATAACGGAAAGGGCTTCGAACTGCCGGTAAGTATCGGCGAGTTTTCACGCATTGGAAAACTAGGGATAGACGGCATGCAAACACGCGCCCGCCTAGTCGGCGGCACCTTCGATATACAATCCGAACCGGGTCGGGGCACTACGCTAACCGTCACCATTCCTACCTAG
- a CDS encoding response regulator transcription factor, which translates to MNVSKNIRILLAEDHVLVRESIRRFLEKESGLEVVGEAGDGEEMVALATKLKPDIIIADVSMPKLNGIEATRAIKALPLSVPILILTAYDYDQYIFALLESGAAGYLLKDITGQELIDSIYAIHRGDSVLHPTIARKVMQRFSNTARNHELRPFELLTNREVEVLNLAAQGRSNKEIATELSLSVRTAEAHLGHIFDKLDVSSRTEAVILALKNGWVGLE; encoded by the coding sequence ATTAATGTGAGTAAGAACATCAGAATTTTGTTAGCTGAAGATCATGTGCTGGTAAGAGAGAGCATCCGTCGATTCTTAGAAAAAGAATCGGGCTTAGAAGTAGTCGGTGAAGCCGGAGACGGAGAAGAGATGGTTGCTTTGGCGACCAAGCTCAAGCCCGATATCATTATAGCCGATGTTTCCATGCCGAAACTTAACGGTATAGAAGCCACTAGAGCTATAAAAGCATTGCCTCTCTCTGTGCCGATACTTATACTTACCGCATACGACTACGATCAATATATTTTCGCCCTTCTCGAATCGGGGGCAGCCGGTTATCTTTTGAAAGATATCACCGGACAAGAGTTAATCGATAGCATATATGCAATACATAGGGGAGATTCGGTGCTCCACCCCACAATTGCAAGAAAAGTAATGCAGCGGTTTAGCAACACGGCAAGAAACCATGAGTTAAGGCCGTTTGAGCTGTTAACCAACCGTGAAGTAGAGGTGCTTAATCTAGCGGCACAAGGCAGAAGCAATAAAGAAATCGCTACAGAGCTTAGCCTAAGCGTGCGTACCGCCGAAGCCCACTTAGGCCATATATTCGATAAATTAGACGTTAGCTCTCGCACCGAAGCGGTAATTCTTGCTCTAAAAAATGGTTGGGTCGGGCTAGAATAG
- a CDS encoding sulfite exporter TauE/SafE family protein: MSGPRQVFELMKAASEAHARWDYEVSMSILASRKKLMLLLLMTVPILLMSAAEAADMLGSKTAYAPAFYSTDVFLVSILIGLAAGLITGAIGAGGGFIITPALMAIGVKGILAVGTDLFHIFAKAIMGTVVHKKLGNVSVKLAAAFLVGTFAGTFIGGYINKTLYNIDPALSDAFISVVYAVLLGFLGFYSLADYLKAKKSGDTGGAHGGGSAGLTPFAQKVQNINIPPMITFDEDFGGRKVSGVLLALGGVVVGTVAAIMGVGGGFITFPMFVYMYGISTMTTVGTDILQIIFTAGVAAIGQYAIYGYVFYTLAMGMLLGSLVGIQIGALTTKVVKGIHIRAFYAITILAGFINRLSVLPKKLTEMEYISLSMSVVNGIELVGNILFWVVISFFGVWIFSKFFGNLHVLRGEG, from the coding sequence ATGAGTGGACCAAGACAGGTCTTCGAATTAATGAAGGCCGCGTCGGAGGCGCATGCCAGGTGGGACTATGAAGTATCCATGAGCATCCTGGCAAGCCGAAAGAAGCTTATGCTTCTTCTCTTAATGACGGTACCGATACTGTTGATGTCGGCCGCCGAGGCCGCCGACATGCTGGGATCTAAGACCGCATATGCTCCGGCTTTTTATTCTACCGATGTTTTTCTTGTTTCAATTCTTATAGGCTTAGCAGCCGGTTTAATCACAGGCGCTATTGGCGCGGGCGGAGGGTTTATAATCACGCCGGCTCTGATGGCAATAGGTGTAAAGGGTATCCTCGCAGTAGGAACGGACTTGTTCCATATTTTTGCAAAAGCTATTATGGGTACGGTCGTGCATAAAAAACTCGGCAATGTTTCAGTGAAATTGGCGGCGGCATTTCTTGTTGGAACATTTGCGGGTACTTTTATCGGCGGCTATATAAACAAGACTCTCTACAATATAGACCCCGCGCTTAGCGACGCATTTATTAGCGTTGTCTACGCTGTGCTCCTTGGCTTTTTAGGTTTTTATTCTCTTGCGGATTACTTAAAGGCTAAAAAATCGGGCGATACCGGAGGTGCGCATGGAGGCGGCTCCGCGGGCCTTACACCTTTCGCGCAGAAAGTACAGAATATAAATATCCCTCCGATGATAACATTCGATGAGGATTTTGGAGGCAGAAAAGTATCTGGCGTACTCCTTGCCTTGGGTGGAGTTGTCGTAGGTACGGTCGCGGCCATAATGGGGGTAGGCGGCGGCTTTATCACCTTCCCCATGTTCGTCTACATGTATGGAATATCGACCATGACGACTGTCGGGACCGATATCCTTCAAATCATCTTCACCGCCGGCGTTGCGGCGATAGGCCAGTACGCTATTTACGGATATGTCTTTTACACCCTGGCGATGGGCATGTTGCTCGGCTCGCTGGTCGGCATCCAAATCGGGGCGCTTACCACGAAGGTCGTAAAAGGCATACACATAAGGGCGTTCTACGCGATAACTATTCTCGCCGGCTTCATAAACAGGCTCTCCGTTTTGCCCAAGAAGTTAACTGAAATGGAGTATATTAGTTTATCAATGTCGGTGGTTAACGGCATAGAATTGGTTGGAAATATACTGTTTTGGGTGGTAATAAGCTTTTTTGGTGTCTGGATATTTAGCAAGTTCTTCGGTAATCTCCATGTTCTAAGAGGGGAGGGCTAG
- a CDS encoding universal stress protein, whose amino-acid sequence MKVLVPVDGSKSSMQSVHAALDFTKKAEAGVCLLTVVRPIVDFDYELSASQREAVMKTLMQHAEEVIEKAKEVFVAGGVNPYCVIKTNANSVADEICDLVEKEKFDLVIMGRKGLKRTERAIMGSVTSRVIKCSPANVLVMPSDAVLKWRRILLAVDDSKCGEVAAQVALDMASAFGQELKVISVVDMPEETYSVIPNAIAKLVDSARSVADSVKSRAEALNIKTDIYIKEGDTAWIITDFAEKENVDLICIGSYGKTGPNRFTVGSVAEKIIGGALCPILVVKC is encoded by the coding sequence ATGAAAGTATTAGTTCCCGTCGACGGGTCGAAATCGTCGATGCAAAGTGTTCATGCAGCTCTGGATTTTACCAAGAAAGCAGAGGCAGGCGTATGTCTGTTGACCGTTGTTAGGCCTATAGTAGATTTCGATTATGAACTATCGGCTTCGCAAAGGGAAGCCGTAATGAAAACGCTGATGCAACATGCCGAGGAAGTCATCGAGAAGGCAAAGGAAGTTTTTGTTGCGGGCGGCGTAAACCCCTATTGTGTGATTAAGACGAATGCGAACTCTGTGGCCGATGAAATATGCGACCTTGTTGAGAAGGAAAAATTTGACCTGGTAATAATGGGCAGAAAAGGCCTTAAAAGGACTGAACGGGCTATTATGGGATCGGTAACCTCACGGGTTATAAAATGCAGCCCGGCTAATGTTCTAGTAATGCCAAGCGATGCTGTTCTCAAGTGGCGGAGGATTCTTCTTGCCGTTGATGACTCGAAATGCGGTGAAGTTGCCGCACAGGTAGCTTTAGATATGGCTAGTGCTTTTGGGCAGGAACTTAAGGTGATTTCGGTTGTTGATATGCCGGAGGAGACTTACTCCGTAATCCCAAACGCTATCGCCAAGCTTGTTGATAGTGCCCGCAGTGTTGCCGATTCTGTAAAAAGCAGGGCGGAAGCGCTAAATATTAAAACAGATATTTATATAAAAGAAGGCGATACCGCATGGATAATAACAGACTTTGCAGAGAAAGAAAATGTGGATCTGATTTGCATAGGGAGCTATGGCAAAACAGGCCCAAATCGATTTACCGTCGGAAGCGTTGCTGAGAAAATTATAGGGGGCGCATTGTGCCCTATACTTGTTGTTAAATGTTAA
- a CDS encoding universal stress protein, producing the protein MRFLVAVDGSETGKNALKQTLAFVKQAGGEVIAITVPFYYGAEFELGLVGTTEEVFTGPAEAVLTEAREAAKEMGVEINTVMETGTVHQAIVKTATANDVDLIVMGRRGLTRFERALMGSVTSRVIGYSPIDVLVIPRESVLKWDKVLLPVDGSKYSDEAAKRAIELTKNYGGKLTILTVVDINPELFAIAPDIADQVEMGAKSIVDEAKALAEKAGIDAEMVLVEGEPYEKIIGVAKDVGAGLICMGSHGRTGIGRLMMGSVTERVIGEATTPVLVVKTSQAAPLIK; encoded by the coding sequence ATGAGATTTTTAGTCGCCGTTGATGGTTCGGAGACCGGCAAGAACGCGCTCAAGCAAACGCTTGCGTTTGTCAAGCAGGCGGGTGGTGAGGTCATAGCGATAACGGTACCGTTTTATTACGGGGCTGAGTTTGAGCTTGGGCTTGTGGGGACCACTGAGGAGGTCTTTACCGGGCCGGCTGAGGCTGTTTTGACGGAAGCGCGCGAGGCCGCGAAGGAGATGGGCGTCGAAATTAATACGGTCATGGAGACCGGAACAGTCCATCAAGCCATTGTTAAAACAGCAACCGCGAATGACGTTGATTTAATTGTTATGGGTCGGCGCGGTTTGACTAGGTTTGAGCGAGCGTTAATGGGAAGTGTTACGTCGAGGGTAATCGGCTACAGTCCGATAGATGTTCTAGTCATTCCTCGCGAGAGTGTTTTGAAGTGGGATAAGGTTTTACTACCTGTCGATGGCTCGAAATATAGTGATGAGGCGGCTAAGCGCGCAATTGAGTTGACTAAGAATTATGGCGGGAAGTTAACCATTCTCACGGTTGTCGACATAAACCCCGAACTCTTCGCTATCGCTCCGGATATCGCCGACCAGGTTGAGATGGGCGCGAAAAGCATCGTTGACGAGGCCAAAGCGCTCGCCGAAAAAGCCGGCATTGACGCCGAGATGGTATTGGTCGAGGGTGAGCCATACGAAAAGATTATCGGTGTGGCGAAAGATGTGGGTGCCGGGTTGATCTGCATGGGCAGCCACGGGCGCACGGGCATAGGGCGGCTTATGATGGGAAGCGTCACCGAGCGGGTCATAGGCGAGGCCACAACTCCGGTGCTGGTTGTAAAGACTTCGCAGGCGGCGCCGTTAATCAAATAA
- a CDS encoding DUF4445 domain-containing protein gives MSTLSFKCYVEVPAGSLDNNKADIDRLNHAITEIAGVPHIEWPLGLILEAASVLRETAGKVTVAGSIVRETLIVCGIEPGDTSRRNYGIAVDIGTTVVAVELIDLITGESLATFGEVNGQAGYGEDLLTRLHFAGQSCSETLTGVLRATINGLIEQACASAGISPTEVMAVAVAGNTSMAHFFLGLNPAVMRFEPYIPSINHIPRLRAKDVSLITSPNATVYVFPSVGGYFGGDLISGAIASGIAGGEGVSLLLDIGTNVEAILGNKEWMVAIAGSAGPALEAGVADCARRAEPGAIERATIDPATFEPTYSAIAGAPAYGFCGSGLIDLVAQLYLSGLLDPTGRFVLDKKTARWREINGRMSYVLAEGANGQTPTYITEKDIHNLLTTKAAMIAATTILINSVGVALEDIEHIYTAGSFGIHIDVDSATTIGLYPKLPKERFITLGNGSLAGARAILLDAERIAEAEHIADTITYLELNVHPEFMDIFRSARYI, from the coding sequence ATGTCGACATTATCCTTTAAATGCTACGTTGAAGTACCGGCGGGCTCGCTCGACAACAATAAGGCGGATATCGACCGCCTCAATCACGCAATCACCGAGATCGCCGGCGTTCCGCATATAGAATGGCCTCTCGGCCTCATACTCGAGGCGGCAAGCGTTTTGCGCGAGACTGCGGGCAAGGTGACGGTTGCGGGGAGCATCGTGCGAGAAACGCTCATAGTCTGTGGCATCGAGCCGGGCGATACCTCGCGGAGAAACTATGGCATAGCGGTCGATATCGGCACCACTGTCGTCGCGGTCGAACTCATCGACCTCATAACGGGCGAGAGCCTCGCAACCTTTGGTGAGGTAAACGGCCAGGCCGGGTACGGCGAGGATTTGCTGACCAGGCTCCACTTCGCCGGACAGAGCTGCAGTGAAACGCTCACAGGAGTTCTGCGAGCTACAATAAACGGTCTCATCGAACAGGCATGCGCGTCAGCCGGTATTTCGCCGACCGAAGTTATGGCGGTGGCGGTAGCCGGCAACACCTCGATGGCCCATTTTTTCCTGGGGCTCAACCCGGCCGTCATGCGCTTTGAACCATACATACCGTCGATAAACCATATCCCGAGACTCCGGGCAAAGGACGTCTCGTTAATAACGTCTCCCAACGCCACGGTCTACGTATTCCCGAGTGTCGGCGGCTACTTCGGCGGCGACCTGATATCCGGGGCTATCGCCTCAGGCATAGCCGGGGGCGAGGGTGTGTCGCTCTTGCTCGATATCGGCACCAACGTCGAGGCCATCCTCGGTAATAAAGAGTGGATGGTGGCGATTGCGGGCTCGGCCGGCCCAGCCCTCGAAGCCGGTGTCGCGGATTGCGCGCGGCGCGCCGAGCCGGGCGCCATCGAGCGCGCGACCATCGACCCGGCGACATTCGAGCCGACCTATTCGGCCATCGCCGGAGCGCCGGCCTATGGGTTCTGCGGCTCGGGGCTTATCGACCTCGTCGCGCAACTATATCTTTCGGGCTTGCTCGACCCTACGGGGCGCTTCGTCCTCGACAAGAAAACCGCGCGCTGGAGGGAGATAAACGGGCGCATGTCTTATGTTCTCGCCGAGGGCGCCAACGGACAAACGCCGACCTACATCACTGAAAAGGACATCCACAACTTGCTGACGACCAAGGCCGCGATGATAGCCGCAACGACCATCCTTATAAACAGCGTAGGTGTGGCGCTCGAAGATATCGAGCACATTTACACCGCAGGCTCGTTCGGCATCCACATCGATGTCGATTCAGCCACGACCATCGGCCTCTACCCGAAACTGCCTAAAGAGCGCTTTATAACGCTCGGCAACGGCTCACTTGCCGGTGCCCGCGCCATCCTGCTCGATGCGGAGCGAATCGCCGAGGCCGAGCACATCGCCGACACCATCACCTACCTCGAACTCAACGTCCACCCCGAATTCATGGATATCTTCAGGTCAGCAAGGTATATATAG
- a CDS encoding MFS transporter produces MMSSIGLIDNYVLLLIVISLAGLGIAAFHPPASAIVGHTNTRNSGRAMSLFSLGGNVGFAAMPLVVAPLVAAFGLSATPVLALPGIAVAILLYRFTPRMNNPGRRVGTPFFSTVRSQLVPFVALLGTVAFRSLAFFSLITFLPILLAERGYSLVAGGAILSVLALSGALGGLLGGMLSDRFGPRPVIIGSLLAAVPFLMPALLSSGTMLIVWLGLAGASLLASFSVAVVAAQRIFPDNKATASSLALGFGLGLGGLGVGLISGVADAFGFGIEQTLFYVSFLPIVAAAFALGLPGKQVE; encoded by the coding sequence ATGATGTCGAGCATCGGGCTTATCGATAACTATGTTCTGTTGCTCATCGTTATATCGCTCGCGGGGCTGGGTATCGCGGCTTTTCATCCGCCGGCGTCGGCGATTGTCGGGCATACCAACACGCGCAACAGCGGGCGGGCCATGTCGCTCTTCTCGCTCGGCGGCAACGTCGGCTTCGCGGCGATGCCGCTTGTCGTGGCACCGCTAGTCGCGGCGTTTGGGCTGTCGGCTACCCCAGTGCTGGCGCTTCCGGGTATTGCCGTCGCGATTTTGCTGTACCGCTTCACACCGCGCATGAACAATCCCGGCCGGCGCGTAGGCACGCCGTTTTTTAGTACTGTCCGGTCGCAGCTCGTCCCCTTCGTCGCCCTGCTCGGCACCGTTGCTTTCCGGTCGCTCGCGTTCTTCAGCTTGATTACGTTTCTCCCTATTCTCTTAGCCGAGCGCGGCTATTCGCTCGTTGCGGGAGGGGCGATCCTATCGGTACTCGCGCTTTCGGGCGCACTCGGGGGACTGCTTGGAGGCATGCTCTCAGACCGCTTCGGACCAAGACCGGTGATAATCGGCTCGTTACTTGCCGCAGTGCCCTTCTTGATGCCGGCGCTCCTTTCAAGCGGCACGATGCTAATTGTCTGGCTGGGACTGGCCGGGGCGTCACTTTTGGCGTCGTTTTCGGTGGCTGTGGTTGCGGCGCAACGGATATTTCCTGATAATAAGGCTACGGCGTCGAGTTTGGCCTTGGGGTTCGGGCTTGGCCTGGGCGGCCTCGGGGTGGGTCTGATAAGCGGCGTCGCCGACGCATTCGGCTTCGGAATCGAGCAGACCTTGTTCTATGTAAGTTTTCTGCCGATTGTAGCGGCGGCCTTTGCTTTGGGTTTGCCCGGCAAGCAAGTTGAATAA